The following coding sequences lie in one Arachis ipaensis cultivar K30076 chromosome B03, Araip1.1, whole genome shotgun sequence genomic window:
- the LOC107633186 gene encoding uncharacterized protein LOC107633186, producing MTTMNVVAEAVREAAVAAARVVDRLGVRNGNENEHGEDSGNDENNLGHLERPMTFATFLKHVPEGQHVEFATYMLEGEAEHWWQEIQRLLQQDEGNIPWNTFKDEFYKKYFPRAARDAKKMELMQLKQGNTTVAEYARKFDDMCRFSKICQGNPTDFEEWKCLKFEGGLREDLMSSVVPLEIRNFAELVNKCKLVEECAKKVSASKASRQGFPPRNYNSYHWQPRRTNSKTPGVPQQKNPQAGNVPARPTGGNGGRPRQDNGK from the exons ATGACTACCATGAACGTTGTGGCTGAGGCAGTGCGTGAGGCTGCAGTAGCAGCGGCTAGGGTTGTTGATCGTCTTGGAGTGAGAAACGGGAATGAGAATGAGCATGGGGAAGATAGTGgaaatgatgagaataacttggGGCATCTCGAAAGACCTATGACCTTTGCGACTTTTTTGAAG CATGTTCCGGAAGgccaacacgtggagtttgctacttatatgctggaAGGAGAAGCTGAGCATTGGTGGCAGGAGATACAGCGACTGTTGCAACAAGATGAAGGCAATATTCCTTGGAATACTTTTAAGgatgaattttataagaagtattttccgaGGGCAGCTCGTGACGCTAAGAagatggaacttatgcagctgaaaCAGGGTAACACAACTGTTGCAGAATATGCCCGTAAGTTTGATGACATGTGCCGTTTCTCCAAGATCTGCCAAGGGAATCCTACTgattttgaagaatggaagtgtttgaagtTCGAAGGGGGCCTTCGTGAGGATCTGATGAGTTCAGTAGTTCCATTGGAGATACGAAATTTTGCTGAGTTGGTTAATAAGTGTAAGTTAGTGGAAGAATGTGCTAAGAAGGTAAGTGCCTCTAAAGCAAGTCGTCAAGGATTTCCACCAAGGAACTACAATAGTTATCACTGGCAACCACGTAGGACAAACTCCAAGACACCTGGTGTGCCACAGCAAAAGAATCCACAAGCTGGTAACGTTCCTGCTCGCCCTACGGGTGGAAACGGAGGTAGACCAAGGCAGGATAATGGTAAATGA